A portion of the Salmo trutta chromosome 1, fSalTru1.1, whole genome shotgun sequence genome contains these proteins:
- the LOC115205129 gene encoding promethin isoform X1, with amino-acid sequence MQCNNVTTIPKGLLQLRGSLSSMMDSLYYDPKVAELMNTSMGQFLNGHPFLALAVLVFGAMATVPIGIFLTFATVTFIGATVGLVLLEVFLLSLGGVSLLCVLSALAILAILVSLVLGACYITSYNVLNFYYSQRVSRYRVTRLEPATNITVMEQDGEEDEEAYGKPEV; translated from the exons ATGCAGTGCAACAATGTGACAACTATCCCCAAAGGGCTACTGCAGCTTCGAGGCAGTTTGAGTAGCATGATGGACAGCCTGTACTATGACCCCAAG GTGGCAGAGCTGATGAACACGTCAATGGGGCAGTTCCTCAATGGCCACCCATTCTTAGCCCTGGCTGTGTTGGTATTTGGCGCCATGGCCACTGTACCCATTGGGATTTTCCTGACCTTTGCCACTGTTACATTCATTGGTGCCACCGTGGGTTTAGTTTTATTGGAGG tgTTTCTGCTATCCCTGGGAGGGGTCAGTCTGCTGTGTGTGCTCTCTGCTCTGGCCATCCTCGCCATCCTGGTCTCCTTGGTCCTCGGTGCCTGTTACATTACCTCTTACAATGTGCTCAACTTCTACTACAGCCAGCG TGTCAGTAGGTACCGAGTCACTAGGTTGGAGCCTGCAACAAATATAACAGTCATGGAACAAGATGG agaagaagatgaagaagccTATGGGAAGCCGGAGGTTTAA
- the LOC115205129 gene encoding promethin isoform X2, translating to MQCNNVTTIPKGLLQLRGSLSSMMDSLYYDPKVAELMNTSMGQFLNGHPFLALAVLVFGAMATVPIGIFLTFATVTFIGATVGLVLLEVFLLSLGGVSLLCVLSALAILAILVSLVLGACYITSYNVLNFYYSQREEDEEAYGKPEV from the exons ATGCAGTGCAACAATGTGACAACTATCCCCAAAGGGCTACTGCAGCTTCGAGGCAGTTTGAGTAGCATGATGGACAGCCTGTACTATGACCCCAAG GTGGCAGAGCTGATGAACACGTCAATGGGGCAGTTCCTCAATGGCCACCCATTCTTAGCCCTGGCTGTGTTGGTATTTGGCGCCATGGCCACTGTACCCATTGGGATTTTCCTGACCTTTGCCACTGTTACATTCATTGGTGCCACCGTGGGTTTAGTTTTATTGGAGG tgTTTCTGCTATCCCTGGGAGGGGTCAGTCTGCTGTGTGTGCTCTCTGCTCTGGCCATCCTCGCCATCCTGGTCTCCTTGGTCCTCGGTGCCTGTTACATTACCTCTTACAATGTGCTCAACTTCTACTACAGCCAGCG agaagaagatgaagaagccTATGGGAAGCCGGAGGTTTAA